The region GCTTGGAGGGCGGGACGGTAAGAAAGCTGTTAGCGGCTACTTTTCGCCGGAGGTGAGCCGAGGCCTTCACATGCTGGCGCTGGAGCAGGGGAGCAATCTGCAAGCGCTGATGGGCGAAGCGTTCGACGATCTGA is a window of Phenylobacterium immobile (ATCC 35973) DNA encoding:
- a CDS encoding ribbon-helix-helix domain-containing protein, whose product is MAQAKPAAEVLAAPENAAASKLGGRDGKKAVSGYFSPEVSRGLHMLALEQGSNLQALMGEAFDDLMRKYGKHPFGER